The following proteins are co-located in the Streptomyces bottropensis ATCC 25435 genome:
- a CDS encoding glycoside hydrolase family 26 protein, giving the protein MAPQQRRPRHRRPRTRGMALVAAGVVASFALASVPVHAVGARVASRATDPPAPPAPAAPAKPTAPAAPAKPTAPAAPAKPTVPAAPAAVTPAPVAKTPAPAVPTAPAAPSASAPPPAGSPVPATSSATPKLPEQLPAIGAYLHYGPRGVARIAELSDWLGGSDLRVAHTYLPGDRWSNIEGLPGFLDAWAEWRRDEDDRMFVLNVPMMERNEEGVSDHEVRALLRRAAAGQFDHHYRRLAERLVELKIPDTVIVLGWEMNGITYTHRCGPDPESWKKYWNRIVTTMRAVPGQKFTFDWTPNRGRDAIPWTQCYPGDDTVDIIGMDSYDQPRGITFDEQVKEPYGLQAHVDFAKAHKKPISYAEWGLFRNGDNPEYMRRMLAWMDEHKPVYNTLTDYCPHGVWQCASNPKAAQVYRSMLFGRDTTATPTPTPTPKPAPTTPVRPPNCSPLELGDWVEYWLGGKLCVRTDWWSRYR; this is encoded by the coding sequence ATGGCTCCACAACAGCGGCGGCCCCGGCACAGGAGACCCCGCACCAGAGGGATGGCGCTCGTCGCGGCCGGCGTGGTCGCGTCGTTCGCCCTCGCGTCGGTCCCGGTGCACGCCGTGGGCGCGCGGGTGGCGAGCCGGGCGACCGACCCACCGGCACCGCCGGCCCCGGCCGCTCCGGCCAAGCCCACGGCTCCGGCGGCTCCGGCCAAGCCCACGGCCCCGGCCGCTCCGGCCAAGCCCACGGTCCCGGCGGCGCCCGCCGCCGTCACCCCGGCTCCGGTCGCCAAGACGCCCGCTCCGGCCGTCCCGACGGCACCGGCCGCCCCGAGCGCCTCCGCCCCGCCGCCGGCGGGCTCGCCCGTGCCGGCCACGTCCTCCGCGACCCCGAAGCTTCCCGAGCAGTTGCCGGCCATCGGCGCCTACCTGCACTACGGGCCCCGCGGGGTCGCCCGGATCGCCGAGCTGAGCGACTGGCTGGGCGGCTCCGACCTGCGGGTGGCGCACACCTACCTGCCGGGCGACCGCTGGTCCAACATCGAGGGCCTGCCCGGCTTCCTGGACGCCTGGGCCGAGTGGCGGCGCGACGAGGACGACCGGATGTTCGTCCTCAACGTGCCCATGATGGAGCGCAACGAGGAGGGCGTCTCCGACCACGAGGTCCGCGCGCTGCTGCGCCGCGCCGCCGCCGGTCAGTTCGACCACCACTATCGCCGGCTCGCGGAGCGACTGGTCGAGCTGAAGATCCCGGACACGGTGATCGTGCTCGGCTGGGAGATGAACGGCATCACGTACACCCATCGCTGCGGGCCCGACCCGGAGAGCTGGAAGAAGTACTGGAACAGGATCGTCACCACGATGCGCGCGGTGCCGGGCCAGAAATTCACGTTCGACTGGACCCCGAACCGGGGCCGGGACGCCATTCCCTGGACGCAGTGTTATCCGGGGGACGACACGGTCGACATCATCGGCATGGACTCCTACGACCAGCCGCGCGGAATCACCTTCGACGAACAGGTGAAGGAGCCCTACGGCCTGCAGGCACACGTCGATTTCGCGAAGGCGCACAAGAAGCCCATCTCCTACGCGGAATGGGGACTCTTCCGCAACGGCGACAACCCGGAGTACATGCGGCGCATGCTCGCCTGGATGGACGAGCACAAGCCGGTCTACAACACGCTCACGGACTACTGCCCGCACGGTGTCTGGCAGTGCGCGAGCAACCCGAAGGCGGCGCAGGTGTACCGGTCGATGCTCTTCGGCCGTGACACGACCGCGACTCCGACGCCCACCCCCACACCGAAACCGGCTCCCACCACACCCGTACGTCCGCCGAACTGTTCGCCGCTGGAGCTGGGCGACTGGGTGGAGTACTGGCTCGGCGGGAAGCTCTGCGTCCGTACGGACTGGTGGTCGCGCTACCGGTGA
- a CDS encoding ATP-grasp domain-containing protein: protein MSPLDTRVPAVLLRTDRNPFHHGTLGAVRSLGRAGVEVHLVADCEGSPVRSSRYLHTTHTPPRLGASLDEFTAVLRRVADLVGRPAVLIALDDASAVATGRLREELTEGYLLPAGPAALAEQVADKAELAALCGRLDLPHPATVVPGGPAEATAAARELGLPVVAKWSRPWLLPADAGLRSTVVVRSAGEAAALFRRSEQAGSRLLLQAFLPPGLDRDWFFHGYADRTGAVRGGGTGQKLAAWPRGAGLTAVGRWTPNPEVRALAERLTGALGYRGVFDLDFRREGSTGAYHLLDFNPRPGAQFRLFTDAAGIDVVSALHLDLTGRRIPDGAPVPGRTFVVENYAPLAALRRTSLPYPPSGPGARELAWYARDDRAPGLALWSLWPRRALGRLLAPRPPLPLQRDHAPGEVHAGSGTENHAENRAENEKASRP, encoded by the coding sequence GTGTCGCCACTCGACACCCGCGTTCCGGCCGTTCTGCTGAGAACGGACCGCAATCCCTTTCACCACGGAACCCTGGGCGCCGTACGCTCCCTGGGGCGCGCCGGTGTGGAGGTGCACCTGGTCGCCGACTGCGAGGGCAGCCCCGTGCGCAGCTCCCGGTACCTCCACACGACGCACACCCCGCCCCGGCTCGGCGCCTCCCTCGACGAATTCACGGCCGTGCTGCGCCGGGTGGCTGATCTGGTCGGCCGTCCCGCGGTGCTCATCGCCCTGGACGACGCGAGCGCCGTGGCCACCGGCCGGCTGCGCGAGGAGCTGACGGAGGGTTATCTGCTTCCGGCCGGGCCCGCCGCTCTCGCCGAACAGGTGGCCGACAAGGCGGAACTGGCCGCGCTGTGCGGGCGCCTGGACCTCCCCCACCCCGCGACGGTGGTCCCCGGCGGCCCGGCGGAGGCCACCGCCGCCGCGCGGGAGCTGGGCCTGCCGGTGGTGGCCAAGTGGAGCCGCCCGTGGCTGCTGCCCGCCGACGCGGGGCTGCGCAGCACGGTGGTGGTGCGCTCGGCCGGGGAGGCCGCGGCCCTGTTCCGGCGTTCGGAGCAGGCCGGCAGCCGACTGCTCCTCCAGGCGTTCCTGCCGCCGGGGCTCGACCGCGACTGGTTCTTCCACGGGTACGCCGACCGCACCGGGGCCGTGCGCGGCGGCGGCACCGGCCAGAAGCTGGCTGCCTGGCCGCGCGGCGCCGGGCTGACCGCCGTCGGCCGCTGGACCCCCAACCCCGAGGTGCGAGCCCTGGCCGAGCGGCTGACCGGCGCGCTCGGCTACCGAGGCGTGTTCGACCTCGACTTCCGCCGCGAGGGCAGCACCGGCGCGTACCACCTGCTCGACTTCAATCCGCGTCCCGGCGCCCAGTTCCGCCTGTTCACGGACGCGGCCGGCATCGACGTCGTCAGCGCCCTGCATCTGGACCTGACCGGCCGCCGGATCCCGGACGGGGCCCCCGTGCCGGGCCGGACCTTCGTCGTGGAGAACTACGCGCCCCTCGCCGCGCTGCGCCGGACGTCCCTGCCGTACCCGCCGTCCGGGCCGGGCGCGCGCGAGCTGGCCTGGTACGCGCGGGACGACCGCGCCCCCGGCCTCGCGCTGTGGTCGCTGTGGCCACGCCGCGCGCTCGGCCGCCTGCTGGCACCCCGCCCGCCGCTTCCCCTCCAGCGCGACCACGCCCCCGGCGAGGTCCACGCCGGGAGCGGTACCGAGAACCACGCCGAGAACCGCGCCGAGAACGAGAAAGCGAGCAGACCCTGA
- a CDS encoding NAD(P)-binding domain-containing protein, protein MYDLLVVGAGPYGLSIASHAAAAGLSLRVLGRPMASWRDHMPPGMFLKSEPWASNLSDPEGRWRLDAYCAEQGFEARHGRPIPVGTFASYGLWFARNALPPVDERMVTLLRRHHGGFEAVLDDGETVRARTVALAVGVVPFIEIPSALRELPPDRVSHSSHHSDLDRFRGRDVTVVGGGQAALETAALLAEQGTRVRVLARSGALRWNDVPPPLERRPWDSVRSPHSGLGCGWRNWFYAERPGWYRRLPEAGRVRIAAEALGPAGAWWVRDRVEPAVEVRLGQEVATAYETGGAVRLETVGRGGEPASLETEHVIAATGFRATCERLDLLAREVRADLVALADGSPSVGRDFESSVPGLFLAGLTTAAGFGPAMRFVHGASFTAPTLLRGVRRRLRAGVPGGRIPAPGARADLASTAGA, encoded by the coding sequence ATGTACGACCTGCTGGTGGTGGGCGCCGGCCCGTACGGCCTGTCCATCGCGTCCCATGCCGCGGCCGCCGGGCTCAGCCTGCGCGTCCTCGGCCGTCCCATGGCGTCCTGGCGCGACCACATGCCGCCCGGCATGTTCCTCAAGTCCGAGCCCTGGGCCTCCAACCTGAGCGATCCCGAGGGGCGTTGGCGGCTCGACGCGTACTGCGCCGAGCAGGGCTTCGAGGCCCGCCACGGCCGGCCGATCCCGGTCGGCACGTTCGCCTCGTACGGCCTGTGGTTCGCCCGCAACGCCCTCCCGCCCGTCGACGAGCGCATGGTCACGCTGCTTCGGCGCCACCACGGCGGTTTCGAGGCGGTCCTGGACGACGGGGAGACGGTCCGCGCCCGCACGGTGGCCCTCGCCGTGGGTGTCGTGCCGTTTATCGAAATCCCGTCCGCGCTACGGGAGTTGCCGCCGGACCGGGTCTCCCACAGCAGCCACCACAGCGACCTCGACCGCTTCCGGGGCAGGGACGTCACGGTGGTCGGCGGCGGCCAGGCGGCTCTGGAGACGGCCGCGCTCCTGGCCGAACAGGGCACACGCGTCCGTGTGCTGGCCCGCTCCGGCGCCCTGCGCTGGAACGACGTCCCGCCCCCGCTGGAGCGCCGGCCGTGGGACTCCGTCCGCTCCCCGCACAGCGGCCTCGGCTGCGGCTGGCGCAACTGGTTCTACGCGGAGCGTCCGGGCTGGTACCGCCGCCTGCCCGAGGCGGGAAGGGTGCGGATCGCGGCGGAGGCGCTCGGCCCCGCGGGCGCCTGGTGGGTCCGCGACCGTGTCGAGCCGGCCGTCGAGGTACGGCTCGGCCAGGAGGTCGCGACGGCGTACGAGACGGGCGGCGCCGTACGCCTGGAGACGGTCGGCCGCGGCGGTGAGCCGGCCTCGCTGGAGACCGAACACGTCATCGCGGCCACGGGGTTCCGGGCCACCTGCGAGCGGCTGGACCTGCTGGCGCGTGAGGTGCGCGCGGATCTGGTGGCCCTCGCAGACGGCTCGCCCTCAGTCGGGCGGGACTTCGAGTCCTCGGTCCCCGGCCTGTTCCTCGCCGGCCTCACCACCGCGGCCGGTTTCGGTCCCGCGATGCGCTTCGTGCACGGCGCGTCGTTCACCGCCCCGACCCTCCTGCGAGGGGTGCGGCGGCGGCTGCGCGCCGGGGTGCCCGGCGGACGCATCCCGGCGCCGGGAGCGCGGGCGGACCTGGCCTCCACCGCCGGGGCGTGA
- a CDS encoding chaplin family protein — MRQNLRKRMVVAAATTGLLSLYGTPVLADTGARGAASNSPGVASGNAVEVPVTVPVNVCGNTVDAAALGNPTLGNECGNTGDHAPENSRSTENAERAQSTESAPERHATPVAEPEYTPAPPADAEESWEQAYEEYTRPDTYEEYDEPVEYPQSWDEEGHGSDEGYGSDEGYGSDEGYGNHDDTPSDYGDAPSDYGDAPSDYGDAPSGHGDAPSDYGDTPDTDEDTEVGYGDTPPTKPPHQPPTQPPTTKPPTHKPPTGGPSPTGKPPTEKPPTHKPPTGGPSPTGKPPTGHLSPTDKPPTDRPPTDHPPTDQPPTDHPPTLPETGSDREALLAAGAASVALIAGGGILYRRGRAASRR, encoded by the coding sequence ATGCGACAGAACCTGCGCAAGAGAATGGTCGTGGCCGCCGCGACGACGGGCCTGCTGTCCCTCTACGGCACGCCGGTGCTCGCGGACACGGGCGCGCGCGGGGCTGCCTCGAACTCGCCCGGCGTCGCGTCGGGCAACGCGGTCGAGGTGCCGGTCACCGTCCCGGTGAACGTCTGCGGCAACACCGTCGACGCCGCGGCCCTCGGCAACCCGACCCTCGGCAACGAGTGCGGCAACACCGGCGACCACGCCCCGGAGAACTCCCGGAGCACCGAGAACGCCGAGCGCGCCCAGAGCACCGAGAGCGCTCCGGAGCGCCACGCCACCCCGGTGGCGGAGCCCGAGTACACGCCGGCCCCGCCGGCGGACGCGGAGGAGTCCTGGGAGCAGGCGTACGAGGAGTACACGCGGCCGGACACGTACGAGGAGTACGACGAACCCGTGGAGTACCCGCAGAGCTGGGACGAGGAAGGCCACGGGAGCGACGAGGGCTACGGGAGCGACGAGGGCTACGGGAGCGACGAGGGCTACGGGAACCACGACGACACGCCGAGCGACTACGGCGACGCCCCGAGCGACTACGGCGACGCCCCGAGCGACTACGGCGACGCCCCGAGCGGCCACGGCGACGCCCCGAGCGACTACGGCGACACCCCGGACACCGACGAGGACACCGAGGTCGGCTACGGCGACACCCCGCCGACCAAGCCTCCGCACCAGCCGCCGACGCAGCCGCCCACGACGAAGCCGCCGACGCACAAGCCGCCGACCGGCGGTCCGAGCCCCACGGGCAAGCCTCCGACGGAGAAGCCCCCGACGCACAAGCCGCCGACCGGCGGCCCCAGCCCCACGGGCAAGCCCCCCACGGGCCACCTCTCTCCCACCGACAAGCCTCCGACGGACAGGCCCCCCACCGACCACCCGCCGACGGACCAGCCCCCGACGGATCACCCGCCCACGCTCCCCGAGACCGGCAGCGACCGTGAGGCCCTGCTCGCGGCCGGGGCGGCCAGCGTCGCGCTGATCGCGGGTGGGGGCATCCTGTACCGGCGGGGCCGGGCCGCTTCCCGTCGTTGA
- a CDS encoding chaplin, which yields MTAEKGNDVKLKKSAAVVAGVIMAVGLATPAVADAEAHGAAIGSPGVLSGNVVQVPVHVPINVCGNSINIIALLNPTAGNVCVND from the coding sequence ATGACCGCAGAGAAGGGAAATGACGTGAAGCTCAAGAAGAGCGCAGCTGTCGTGGCCGGCGTGATCATGGCCGTGGGTCTGGCCACCCCGGCCGTCGCCGACGCGGAGGCCCACGGTGCCGCCATCGGCTCCCCGGGTGTCCTCTCGGGCAACGTGGTGCAGGTCCCCGTCCACGTGCCCATCAACGTGTGCGGCAACTCGATCAACATCATCGCCCTGCTCAACCCGACAGCCGGCAACGTGTGCGTCAACGACTGA
- a CDS encoding rodlin → MKKLWATAAVAASITGLAAGVAPQALADDGGTTSFSGNGASQAFGNSVTKGDMSPQLSLVQGSLNKPCIGLPAKANIGGIGLLAGLAAQDIPILSAPQNQQCTENSTQAKGDEPLSHILSDIPILSDNGNGNGNNNG, encoded by the coding sequence ATGAAGAAGCTGTGGGCTACCGCGGCTGTTGCCGCCTCCATCACCGGACTCGCGGCCGGCGTCGCGCCCCAGGCGCTCGCCGATGACGGTGGGACCACGTCCTTCAGCGGCAACGGTGCCAGCCAGGCGTTCGGCAACTCCGTGACCAAGGGCGACATGAGCCCGCAGCTCTCGCTGGTCCAGGGCTCGCTCAACAAGCCCTGCATCGGCCTGCCTGCCAAGGCGAACATCGGCGGAATCGGGCTGCTGGCCGGCCTCGCCGCCCAGGACATCCCGATCCTGTCCGCGCCGCAGAACCAGCAGTGCACGGAGAACTCCACCCAGGCCAAGGGTGACGAGCCGCTGTCGCACATCCTGTCCGACATCCCGATCCTCTCGGACAACGGCAACGGCAACGGCAACAACAACGGCTGA
- a CDS encoding rodlin, whose protein sequence is MIKKIMAAATIAASVVGASAVTAPQALADDAGTTTFSGNDAQQVYGNSATYGNMSPQMALIQGSFNKPCIALPAKLNLGGIGAAGIALQDIPVLSAPQNQQCTENSTQAKGDEPLSHLLSDIPILSDNGNGNNNGGGKK, encoded by the coding sequence GTGATCAAGAAGATCATGGCCGCAGCGACGATCGCCGCCTCCGTCGTCGGAGCCTCGGCGGTCACCGCGCCCCAGGCGCTCGCCGATGACGCGGGCACCACCACCTTCAGTGGCAACGACGCCCAGCAGGTCTACGGCAACTCGGCGACGTACGGCAACATGAGCCCGCAGATGGCGCTGATCCAGGGCTCGTTCAACAAGCCCTGCATCGCCCTGCCGGCCAAGCTCAACCTCGGCGGCATCGGCGCCGCGGGTATCGCGCTTCAGGACATCCCGGTCCTGTCCGCCCCGCAGAACCAACAGTGCACGGAGAACTCCACCCAGGCCAAGGGTGACGAGCCGCTGTCGCACCTGCTGTCCGACATCCCGATCCTCTCGGACAACGGCAACGGCAACAACAACGGCGGCGGGAAGAAGTAG
- a CDS encoding rodlin: MLKKAMATVAVAASITGLAAGVAPQALADDGGTTSFSGNGASQAFGNSVTKGDMSPQLSLVQGSLNKPCIGLPAKLNAGGIGAIGVALQDIPILSAPQNQQCTENSTQAKGDEPLSHILSDIPILSDNGNGNNNGGGNGAKHH; this comes from the coding sequence ATGCTCAAGAAGGCAATGGCCACGGTCGCGGTCGCCGCTTCCATCACCGGCCTCGCGGCCGGCGTCGCGCCCCAGGCGCTCGCCGATGACGGTGGGACCACGTCCTTCAGCGGCAACGGTGCCAGCCAGGCGTTCGGCAACTCCGTGACCAAGGGCGACATGAGCCCGCAGCTCTCGCTGGTCCAGGGCTCGCTCAACAAGCCCTGCATCGGTCTGCCTGCCAAGCTCAACGCCGGCGGCATCGGAGCCATCGGAGTCGCCCTCCAGGACATCCCGATCCTGTCCGCCCCGCAGAACCAGCAGTGCACGGAGAACTCCACCCAGGCCAAGGGCGACGAGCCGCTGTCGCACATCCTGTCCGACATCCCGATCCTCTCGGACAACGGCAACGGCAACAACAACGGCGGCGGCAACGGCGCCAAGCACCACTGA